One Lucilia cuprina isolate Lc7/37 chromosome 4, ASM2204524v1, whole genome shotgun sequence DNA segment encodes these proteins:
- the LOC111677334 gene encoding triosephosphate isomerase has product MTRKFCVGGNWKMNGDKQSIAEIAKTLTSATLDDNTEIVLGCPFIYLSYARELFPAKFNISAQNCYKVPKGAFTGEVSPAMLKDVGANWVILGHSERRHVFGEPDELIAEKAAHALAEGLKVIACIGETLEEREAGKTEQVVASQMAAYAKKVKDWTNVVVAYEPVWAIGTGKTATPQQAQEVHAYLRKWLAENISKEVSDSLRIQYGGSVTAANCKELASQPDIDGFLVGGASLKPEFVEIINARK; this is encoded by the exons atgactCGCAAATTCTGTGTTGGTGGTAACTGGAAGATGAACGGTGATAAGCAATCCATTGCTGAAATCGCCAAGACCTTGACCAGTGCCACTTTGGATGATAACACCGAAATCGTTTTGGGCTGCCCCTTCATCTATTTGTCATATGCCCGTGAATTGTTCCCTGCCAAGTTTAACATTTCTGCCCAGAATTGTTACAAGGTTCCCAAGGGTGCTTTCACCGGTGAAGTTTCACCCGCTATGTTGAAGGATGTTGGTGCCAACTGGGTTATCTTAGGCCACTCTGAACGCCGTCATGTCTTCGGTGAACCCGATGAATTGATTGCCGAGAAGGCTGCCCATGCTTTGGCTGAGGGCCTTAAAGTTATTGCCTGCATTGGCGAGACTTTGGAAGAACGTGAAGCTGGTAAAACTGAACAAGTTGTTGCCAGCCAAATGGCCGCTTATGCCAAGAAAGTTAAGGACTGGACCAACGTTGTTGTAGCCTACGAACCTGTCTGGGCTATTGGTACTGGCAAAACTGCCACTCCCCAACAG gcTCAAGAAGTTCATGCTTACTTGCGCAAATGGTTGGCTGAAAACATCTCCAAGGAAGTTTCCGATTCTCTACGCATTCAATACGGTGGCTCTGTAACTGCCGCCAACTGCAAAGAATTGGCTTCTCAACCCGATATTGATGGTTTCTTGGTAGGCGGTGCCTCTTTGAAACCCGAATTCGTTGAAATCATCAATGCCAGAAAGTAA